The stretch of DNA ATCGGCTTGTTTCTGCACGGCGATGTGCAAAAGCTGAGCAGCGGCATCTTCCTGGACGTTATCGAAAGGTTCGACGATTTGCGGCATGCGAACATCGCCGAGCGGTAACGGCCCCAAATGAATAGCAAAAACCTGATCCGGTTCCGCGAGCCATGGCGTGGATTGAATCAGGAGTGCATGAAGCCGCTCCTCGTTTTCCGCCGCCAAAGCAGCGCGGCAGCCGATCGGCCCATGATAATGCTCGGGCAGCAGCAAAATCGGGCAATGAGCGCGATGAAGCGCGGCGCGTAAACGCCCACGCGCCGCCGGTTGCGTAAGATCCGCATGCTCGAACGTCATGAGCTTTGCGTTGCGGGAATATTCCAGCACGGAGGCAAGGCCATCGCCTCGCACATCGATCCAGCGCTTTCTGGACGTGCCGTTTTTTTGAGAAACCCAGGCATTGAGTTCTTGTGAGATTTCTCCGTGCCATTGGCTGCGTTGGGCGATCAAAGCGGCCCGCCGTGCGGGAGACAATACCGTATCGAATGGCTCGACATCTCCCAACTCAGGACCGTCGATTGCCAGAAGGGTAACATCGTCATTGTGGTGCTGAGCCAAGCTGCGCACCGTTTCAAGAGTGCCGGGAGTTTGCGCTGGATCATGCAACGCAACGACGATGTGCGGAGCATTGTTATTGCTGGCAAGGCGTGAACCGCGTGTCGCCGTAGCGGCAGCATATCCGGCAAAAGTGCTGAGAAGGCAAAGCATGACGGAGAGCGCGACGTTTATAAAAGCGGCAACACCGCGCCCGTCACGCAACAAATCCACCGTCTGCTGGCTGAAGGAAGAAAAAGTGGTGAAGCCGCCACAAATCCCGACCAGAATAAACGCGCGAATTTCAGGCGAGGCGGCGAAACGACCGTCGGATGCCGTCAGCATACCGACATAACCGATCACGAAGGAGCCGACGATATTGATGATGATCGTGGGCCAGGGAAGAGCGCTCCCGGTAATGGCGGGAAGGGAACTCGAGAGCCACGCGCGCAATATGCTCCCACAAGCTCCGCCAATCGCGATAAGAAGATATGTCGGCAAAAGAGACCCCTTGTGTCACAGTTCAGATGTTCAAATACGAAGCGAGTGAAAACAATGATCGATCTTTATTATTGGCCCACTCCTAATGGCCATAAAATCACATTATTCCTCGAAGAAGCCGGAGTGCCATATCGTATCGTGCCGGTTGATATCGGCAAGGGCGATCAATTCAAGCCGGATTTTCTTAAAATCTCGCCCAATAATAAAATGCCGGCGATTGTGGACTATGCGCCCGCCGATGGTGGAGAGGCGTTGAGCGTTTTCGAATCAGGCGAAATCCTGCTCTATCTGGCCGAAAAAACCGGGCTTTTTCTGCCGAAGGATTTACGCGGTCGCAAAACGGCTTTGGAATGGCTGTTCTGGCAGGTCGGTGGCCTTGGTCCGATGGCAGGGCAGAACCATCATTTCGCGTCGTACGCGCCAGAAAAAATTCCTTATGCGATCGAGCGTTACCGCAATGAGACGCATCGGCTTTATGGCGTGATGGAAAAGCGGCTGAGCGAAAGCGCCTTTCTAGGCGGGCCGGAATACGGAATCGCGGATATGGCGTCGTATCCTTGGACACGAACCTGGGAGCAGCAAGGCATCGACCTCACCGAATTTCCCGGTGTCGCGCGTTGGCGCGAGGCCATTGAAGCGCGGCCCGCAACCGGGCGCGCGCTCGCAAAGGCGGATGAGGTGAAGCGCTAATTTACCAGACGGTAAAGCCCGCATCCACATTGACGATGGCGCCGGTCATAAGGCTGGCGGCATCGGAGGCAAGGAAGTGCACGACGGAGGCCACTTCGTCAGGCTGGCCGACGCGCCCCATCGGGGTTCCGGCGATCCAGGCATCGTAAAGTTCCGGTTTTTCCATACCGAAGCGGGTGAGAGTCGTTTCGATATAAGTCGGAGCAACGGCATTGGCGCGAATGCCTTGCGTGGCCCATTCTGCCGCGAGAGAACGGATATATTGGTGAACGCCCGCTTTGGAGGCGTTATAGGCAGCTTGCTGTTGCGGGCGGTTGACGATCAAGCCGGACATGGAGCCGATGGCCACGATCGCCCCGCGTTGTTGTTTGAGCATCACACGGCCAACGGCCTGGCAAGAGCGGAACATGCCGTTCAGATTGACGTCGATCTGCTTAAGCCACTGCTTCTCCGTCATGTCCTCGGCTTTAACCTCCGAGATACAAAGACCCGCGCTCGCAACGAGAATATCGATCTTACCTTCCTTGTTCGCCACGCTGTAAATGGCTTGATCGACACTTTCCGTCGACGTGACGTCTATGGCGATATTACCGGCATCATGGCCGATACCGCGCAATTCCTCCGCCGCCGATGCGGCGAGATCACCATCCAAATCGGCAAGAATGACGCGCGCGCCCGCTTCCGCTAGAGCCGTGGCGCAACAAAGGCCGATATTTTGCGCGCCACCAGTGATGATGGCGACGCGACCATCGAGGCGAAGTTTTTCCATATACATTGGAATATTTCCTTAAAGTCAGGCAGCAAGCCGATGGCGGATACGCTTATTGATGGCCAAGCCTTGGTCGTTGAAGATGTGGCAATGCTCGGGTGGAATAGTGAAGGAGATCGGTGCGTCGATTTCACCGCCATGATCGCCATCCGTCTGGATGACGAGAAGCTGGTTGTCCGGCAGGCGAATATGAAGCTGCGTCAGAGCGCCCAACCGCTCCACGATCTGAATGACGCCATGTCCATCGCCGTTCGGGTCGATCAGAATATGTTCCGGGCGAATGCCGAGTGTTACTGGCGCTCCAGCAACAGAACCTTCGGCTTCCACCGGCACATGGATGGTTTGGCCGGTCGAGAGTTGCACTGAGGCGCCATATTCGTCCACCGTCGCGACGCTCGCAGGGAGGAAATTCATCGGCGGGGAGCCGATGAACCGGGCCACGAACAGATTGCGCGGGTGGTGATAGAGTTCCAATGGCGAGCCGACCTGCTCGACAATGCCTTTTTGCAGCACCACGATTTTATCGGCCATGGTCATGGCCTCGATCTGGTCATGCGTGACGTAGATCGTCGTGGCGTTGAGGCGGCGATGAAGCGTCGCCAGTTCCACGCGCATCTGGCCGCGCAAAGCGGCATCGAGGTTCGAGAGAGGCTCATCGAACAAGAAGACTTTCGGGTTACGCACGATGGCGCGCCCAATCGCCACACGTTGCCGTTGGCCGCCGGACAACTGGCCGGGCTTGTGTTTCAGATAAGGTTCCAGTTGCAGAACGCGCGCGACATCCGTGATCTTCGTGCGCCGTTCCTGCTCGGGCATTCCGGCCAGTTTGAGGCCGAATTCCATGTTCTGGTAAACGTTCATATGCGGATACAACGCATAGGATTGGAACACCATCGCCAGCCCGCGCTTGGCTGGTTCGATATCGTTCACACGCTTGCCGTCGATCAGCAAATCGCCGCTAGTGATATCTTCGAGCCCTGCGATCATGCGCAACAATGTGGATTTGCCGCAGCCGGACGGACCGACGAATACGACGAATTCCTTATCCTCAATCGAGAGCGAGACGCCCTTGATGATTTCTTCCGTCAGATAGGTTTTGTGCAGATCGTTGAGTTGGACGGTCGCCATCACACGGCCTCGTTATTGCGAAGAAAGAAAAGGAAAAAGCGAAGGCTCATTTCACGGCTCCGAACGTTAGGCCGCGAACCAATTGCTTCTGACTGATCCAGCCGAAAATCAGGATCGGGGCCACGGCGAGCGTGGAGGCCGCCGAGAGCTTACCGAAGAACAGACCTTCCGGTGAGGAAAAGGACGCAATGAAGGCGGCGAGCGGCGCTGCATTGGATGAGGTCAGGTTGAGAGACCAAAACGCTTCGTTCCAGCACAGAATCAAGGAAAGCAATGCGGTGGAAGCAATGCCGGGCAGGGCGAGCGGCAACAATACCACCGTAATTTCCTGCCAACGATTGGCCCCATCCATACGCCCGGCTTCCAGGATCGGCATCGGCACTTCACGAAAGAACGTATAGAGCATCCAAACCACGATCGGCAGATTGGTGAGCATATCCACGATCGCAAGTCCAGTGAGCGTGTCGAGCAAATGCGTGTTGCGCGCGATCAGATAAATCGGCACCAGAACGCCGACGGGGGGAAGCATGCGCGTGGAGAGCATCCACAACAATGTGGCACGCGTGCGAGCCGTGGGCGCAAAGGCCATCGAGTAAGCGGCAGGAATGGCGAGCAGGAGGGCCACTCCCGTCGCGACGACGGAAATAACGACGGTATTGATCGTGAAGTGCCAATAATTGGCGCGTTCGAATACCTCGTTATAACTTTCTAGCGTCGGTTTAAAAATGAGATGCGGCGGTGTCGAAATCGCATCCACTTCGCTTTTGAAACCGGTGATGAACATCCAGAAAAGCGGAAAGAATATCCAGATCGCAATGGCCCAGCCGAGGAGACCGATCAGAACGCCTTTGGTGCGGCTTCTTTTAATGGCCATGGTTTCAGGCCTCCAGATTACGGGCAACGGCCCGCACGAGGAACGCGGCGACAATATTAGCGATGACGATGGCGATCACGCCGCCAGCCGATGCTCCGCCGACATCGAATTGCAGCAATGCGCGAGAATAGATGAGGAAGGCCAAATTGGTGGAAGCCACACCGGGACCACCTGCCGTCGTCACCGAGATTTCAGCGAAGATCGTCAACAGATAGATTGTCTCGATCATCACGACGACGGTGATCGCACGGCTGAGATGAGGCAGGATGATGTAGCGAAACTGCGCAATGGCCCCGGCGCCATCCATACGCGCCGCCTCTTTCTGCTCGCTATCGAGCGATTGCACGGCCGTTAGCAAAATGAGCACGGCGAAAGGCAGCCACTCCCAGGCGACGATCATCATGATGGTCGCCATGGGAAAGCGTTGCAGCCAGTCGATCGGCGTTAGTCCCACCGCGCGCATCATCGATGAATAAACACCGTAGATCGGGTGGAGCATCAAATTCTTCCATAGAAGCGCGGAGACTGTCGGCATCACGAAGAAAGGCGAGATGACGAGCACGCGGGCGATGCCGCGCCCGAAAAAATCCTGATCGTAGAGAACAGCCAGGAGGGTTCCGCCGCCGACGCTGATCGCCAATACGCCGACCACGAGGATCAGCGTATTGAGCAAGGACTGAAGAAAATCCGGATCAGTCAGAAGATACCAGTAGTTATTGATCCCGGCGAACCCTTGAAGCGTCGGGTCCACGAGATTGTAGTTACGAAACGAGTACCACAAGGTCAGCAACAAGGGTACGATCGACCAGACCAGCAAGATCAGCACCGCCGGGGAAAGCAGCGCAAAACCTGCGCTGCGTTTGGGGCGGACCGTCGTAGTCGCGTGCATGACGGCTTCCATGAAAGTCTCTATCCTAGTGAGAGTAGCCGGATTGGCGCATGGTGCGCGTGACCGAACTTTGTGCCGAGGCCAACGCCTGATCGACCGTCACCTGGCCTGAAAGCGTGGCGGCGATCGTCTGCCCGACCTGCGTTCCAAGCGCTTGGAACTGAGGAATTCCGACGAATTGTGCGCCACCATAGGGGCGAGGCTGTGCGGTCTGGCCGTTTGGATCGGCCGTTTCGATCGCGTGCTGCACGAAGGACGCGAACGGTGCGGCCTTCTGGTATTCAGGCGTCTTGTAAGTGGAAGCACGCGTCCCTGCCGGAACCGCAACCCAACCCTTCCGCTCCGCCACGAGCTTCACGTATTCTTTGGAAGTCGCCCAAGTGATGAAAGTCTGTGCGTCTTCCGTATGTTTGGAACTGGCAGGAATGGCGAGGTTCCAACTCCACAGCCATGTCGGGCCTTTGCCGTAAGCTCCCTTGGGTGAAGGAGCGAACCCGACCTTATCGGCAACTTGCGATTGTTTGGGATCGAACAGAAGGCCCCCGGCAACTGTTGAATCAATCCACATGCCACAGTGACCGCTAGCAAACAGGGCTAGATTTTCATTGAAGCCGTTGGACGTGGCGCCGGGAGGGCCATCTTCGCGCAGAGCGGATACATACCAATTTATCGCAGCCTTCCAGGCTGGGCTATCGATCAGCGGCTTCCAGCCCATCCCGAACCATTGGCCGCCGAACGTGTTCACCAGCGAGGTGACATAGGCCATGTTTTCGCCCCAGCCCGGTTTGCCGCGCAGGCAGATACCGTAAACCTGGTTCGATTTATCCGTAATCTTGTCCGCAAAGCCACGGATCTCATCGTAGGTCGGGCTTTCCGGCATAGTCAGGCCCGCTTTTTTGAACAGGTCGGTCCGGTAATAGGTCATGACGCTTTCCGCATAGAACGGAAGCGCATAGATTTGCCCATTGACGGATAGGCCCTGGCGCACGGCCGGAAGGATATCCTGCATGTCGTAATCCGCAGCGGGATGAAGCTCGGCAAGCCATTTTTGCTTGGCCCAGATCGGCACTTCGTAATTGCCGATGGTCATAATATCGAATTGTCCCGCACCCGTGGCGATATCGGTGGTGACGCGTTGGCGCAGAACGTTTTCTTCCAACGTCACCCATTTCAGGTGAATGCCAGGGTGGGTTTTTTCAAATTCGCTGGAAAGCTGGCGCATGATGATCATGTCGCCATTATTGACGGTTGCGATCGTCAGTTCGCTTTCAGCGTGTGCTGCTGCCAGGCATGTACCCATCGTCAGCGCGGCGAGGGACGCAATACGAAGTTTGTTTTTCAAATGGGCCATTGATAAGGACCTCGTTGAGGACTCGCCATGTATGGGAGGCCTACGATTGAATGAAATTCTGAATAAATCCGCTATTGGCGGTGTGGTCATGAAGAAGCGGGAACGAGCGCCTCCTTATGAATGGCGTCATACATATGGCGCCGATAGCGGAGTTGATCGTCATGCATGGCGCGAAACACGTCCATCTTCGCGTCATGAAACGACCGGGTTTGCGGGTCCGGTCGAATTTCGGAGCCGGCTTTGCTCATGCGCGCCATCGCGCTCCGCAAATCCGGGTAGGCCTGCGCCGCGACGGCACCCAAAATGGCCGCACCAAGCAAGACGGCGTCCGGCTCTTGGGGCAGCAGAATGCGGCACCCTGTCGCGTTGGCATGTTCGCGCAGGAAGATCGGGTTTTTGGTGCCGCCTCCCGTCGCAAGGATCGTATCGATATGGTACCCTTGCGCGTTCAGGGCGTCGATAATATCGCGCGTGCCGTAAGCGATGCCTTGAATCGTCGCGAGATATAGCTGCGCCAGATCGTCTTTCGTCGCGGAAAGCGTCAAACCCGAGATCATGCCGCGCGAGAGCGGGTCGGCATAAGGTGAGCGATTGCCGTGGAAATCGGGAAAGACATGCAGATCGGC from Kozakia baliensis encodes:
- a CDS encoding CrcB family protein; protein product: MRAWLSSSLPAITGSALPWPTIIINIVGSFVIGYVGMLTASDGRFAASPEIRAFILVGICGGFTTFSSFSQQTVDLLRDGRGVAAFINVALSVMLCLLSTFAGYAAATATRGSRLASNNNAPHIVVALHDPAQTPGTLETVRSLAQHHNDDVTLLAIDGPELGDVEPFDTVLSPARRAALIAQRSQWHGEISQELNAWVSQKNGTSRKRWIDVRGDGLASVLEYSRNAKLMTFEHADLTQPAARGRLRAALHRAHCPILLLPEHYHGPIGCRAALAAENEERLHALLIQSTPWLAEPDQVFAIHLGPLPLGDVRMPQIVEPFDNVQEDAAAQLLHIAVQKQADLLVLTLPSQIQRFDKHLSDTLADAPIPVLIQPRITLVV
- a CDS encoding glutathione S-transferase N-terminal domain-containing protein, whose translation is MIDLYYWPTPNGHKITLFLEEAGVPYRIVPVDIGKGDQFKPDFLKISPNNKMPAIVDYAPADGGEALSVFESGEILLYLAEKTGLFLPKDLRGRKTALEWLFWQVGGLGPMAGQNHHFASYAPEKIPYAIERYRNETHRLYGVMEKRLSESAFLGGPEYGIADMASYPWTRTWEQQGIDLTEFPGVARWREAIEARPATGRALAKADEVKR
- a CDS encoding SDR family NAD(P)-dependent oxidoreductase — encoded protein: MYMEKLRLDGRVAIITGGAQNIGLCCATALAEAGARVILADLDGDLAASAAEELRGIGHDAGNIAIDVTSTESVDQAIYSVANKEGKIDILVASAGLCISEVKAEDMTEKQWLKQIDVNLNGMFRSCQAVGRVMLKQQRGAIVAIGSMSGLIVNRPQQQAAYNASKAGVHQYIRSLAAEWATQGIRANAVAPTYIETTLTRFGMEKPELYDAWIAGTPMGRVGQPDEVASVVHFLASDAASLMTGAIVNVDAGFTVW
- a CDS encoding ABC transporter ATP-binding protein; the protein is MATVQLNDLHKTYLTEEIIKGVSLSIEDKEFVVFVGPSGCGKSTLLRMIAGLEDITSGDLLIDGKRVNDIEPAKRGLAMVFQSYALYPHMNVYQNMEFGLKLAGMPEQERRTKITDVARVLQLEPYLKHKPGQLSGGQRQRVAIGRAIVRNPKVFLFDEPLSNLDAALRGQMRVELATLHRRLNATTIYVTHDQIEAMTMADKIVVLQKGIVEQVGSPLELYHHPRNLFVARFIGSPPMNFLPASVATVDEYGASVQLSTGQTIHVPVEAEGSVAGAPVTLGIRPEHILIDPNGDGHGVIQIVERLGALTQLHIRLPDNQLLVIQTDGDHGGEIDAPISFTIPPEHCHIFNDQGLAINKRIRHRLAA
- a CDS encoding carbohydrate ABC transporter permease; protein product: MAIKRSRTKGVLIGLLGWAIAIWIFFPLFWMFITGFKSEVDAISTPPHLIFKPTLESYNEVFERANYWHFTINTVVISVVATGVALLLAIPAAYSMAFAPTARTRATLLWMLSTRMLPPVGVLVPIYLIARNTHLLDTLTGLAIVDMLTNLPIVVWMLYTFFREVPMPILEAGRMDGANRWQEITVVLLPLALPGIASTALLSLILCWNEAFWSLNLTSSNAAPLAAFIASFSSPEGLFFGKLSAASTLAVAPILIFGWISQKQLVRGLTFGAVK
- a CDS encoding carbohydrate ABC transporter permease, whose protein sequence is MHATTTVRPKRSAGFALLSPAVLILLVWSIVPLLLTLWYSFRNYNLVDPTLQGFAGINNYWYLLTDPDFLQSLLNTLILVVGVLAISVGGGTLLAVLYDQDFFGRGIARVLVISPFFVMPTVSALLWKNLMLHPIYGVYSSMMRAVGLTPIDWLQRFPMATIMMIVAWEWLPFAVLILLTAVQSLDSEQKEAARMDGAGAIAQFRYIILPHLSRAITVVVMIETIYLLTIFAEISVTTAGGPGVASTNLAFLIYSRALLQFDVGGASAGGVIAIVIANIVAAFLVRAVARNLEA
- a CDS encoding ABC transporter substrate-binding protein, with amino-acid sequence MGTCLAAAHAESELTIATVNNGDMIIMRQLSSEFEKTHPGIHLKWVTLEENVLRQRVTTDIATGAGQFDIMTIGNYEVPIWAKQKWLAELHPAADYDMQDILPAVRQGLSVNGQIYALPFYAESVMTYYRTDLFKKAGLTMPESPTYDEIRGFADKITDKSNQVYGICLRGKPGWGENMAYVTSLVNTFGGQWFGMGWKPLIDSPAWKAAINWYVSALREDGPPGATSNGFNENLALFASGHCGMWIDSTVAGGLLFDPKQSQVADKVGFAPSPKGAYGKGPTWLWSWNLAIPASSKHTEDAQTFITWATSKEYVKLVAERKGWVAVPAGTRASTYKTPEYQKAAPFASFVQHAIETADPNGQTAQPRPYGGAQFVGIPQFQALGTQVGQTIAATLSGQVTVDQALASAQSSVTRTMRQSGYSH